The Myxocyprinus asiaticus isolate MX2 ecotype Aquarium Trade chromosome 36, UBuf_Myxa_2, whole genome shotgun sequence genome segment gggaagtacgtttactcattaaaacctccatctaacatgaACCTTAAAACCTCTgatcactcgcttttggcgccccccgctggatatttcattgggaaactgcagcgaaatatCTAATAAGGTACATAATCTTGTTTTGCTCAGGTGTtcttcatgagatcaggctgggttcacttgtttacccaatagCTATTAAAATATCTTAACAGTTAAGTTTGTGAACTAGGTGTTTAAAACAGACATCAAAACCTagagaaaacacatatttgtgtaaCTGGAGTTTTGATTAAAAAccttactgagatatagcccttgtgacaactcccctgtgtgacaactagcccctgtGTTTATTGAGTTTATTAATGGTAAAATCAAGCAGATGTCATCACCCCTACTTCCACATCCTTGTCTGATGTACCAAACAATTCTTCAGTTGTCCTCTTGCTGGAAAACCACTTCATGTCATAGTTTCTGTTCTTACAGAACATTACACTTTCCTTGTATCTATTTATAGATCTGTTAGTCTTATAGATGCCTCTGGCAATTTTGCAATGTTCTACATGTCAATGATTAGGCGTATACTTTTGAATCTATTAAAAAACTACACAAATGCATGGAAAACTTTAACACAATCCATCATAACGAATGATccttcatattttaatatttcaatatgaataaaatatatattataagtcGTACAATATCTTACGAGTCCACCAtttcatacaaattattacgagttgtcatgaagCTGTTGAATGCCCTCATATTAAAGCACAATACcatttattatattgtatatcaTCACTGAATTGcacaatatgtattttaaaacttaatgtttatgtaatgtttgTTATTCATTATTTCAAGTATATTTCTATTGAAAGCAAGGCCTTGTAGTGACGAGAAGAATTCCCTTTCAATTCATTTGACTCATGAGGATGATgaataatgtaaattaattttgatatttacttaataaattacattaaaaactgtctcttttgtttttatttatattcaaaTAAACTCATACCATGTCTTACATCGTTACAGGATTTggttgatgacagaatttgtaattGAATAGGATTGAAAATTAACTCAAAAGTCTCAGTATTTTAAATCTACTGACACATCTTGAGATGTGTAAAATTAGTATTTTTCTTTTGTTGCTATATTAAATCGatataaactcttatttttcAGATCTCAGTACAATAACCTGTGAACACATAACTGGAACggtgggagaaaatgtaactcttaTCTGTAGAGTCTCCACTCAGAGCAATGATTTATGCATTCAATTTTGCATGTTTAGTGACGCAATCAATGGCGGTACAGAACTCTGTAGAAAACATTATTCCTGTGACCAGAGGAACTTCACATGTACCTACACTCCGAAAGCAAAACGTACAACAAAATTCAAATTCTTTTTGCAAACAAACACTGAATGGAAAACTTCAAACTTCACTGTGAACATAACAGGTGGGAATCAGCTGAACGTAACATTggcatttattatgcaattttttaattgattttttttgcaaatgtataTCTATTATGAATCTattaacaatgtttttaaaatatttgcagAGTTCGTAAAAGACAGCGCTACAAATACCACTTCTGCTTCTTCCCAAAAAGGTATTTGGCATGTTCAGATTTAATTATTGAACATTGCTCACACTGCAAAGTATCGTTGTTACCATAAGGATCAATTTCTACTTAAGACCCTTATAGGTAGAGAATTGTTGCACTCAAATAGGACTTGTATATCCTCAGGTGCAtagagcaaaaaacaaaaaaacaaaatgggtaatactttagaataatggtccgtcattaataggtaactatgcaggaattaatgcaggttTAATGAGAGGTACCATCTTAACACTTTAgctactactattaactaatatggaaacatgattaaccaatcagtaagtaatagtgaactgatgacggaggtagttcactgttaggttatcaataattactgaatttgatctgcctcattgagaaccatcaactaactatggctaatttaaaataactactaattaattactaatcaaaacattaacatgtgtctaaaatgtgaatgcttatgtttttattgtgaacatgatcatgaaatgccttcagagaaacatgcgcctcacgtgtgttctttgctggaagtaatttatgaacataacagctctctaagtcatggctacagtgtctggtagagtatcatagtcagcttacagatgtatgtgcccaacatgtgtattccttgggatttctcttctgttcattacaaatgattaactttggcaggtttgatattgctggaggactttttaaaataattttggtaacccataagtaatgagtcaagtgtaaccacataaacatgaaggaattactaattattttaaagtgagggtcatggtaacacttgactcattacttaatGAAAACATACTTGAAtatacacaacattttttttttactaaacatttttaaaatgatttttttttcatagatactgtaggttaatcttacaagaagtgtttaattttatgtgaagtgcatttttttctgagtaacaatgaatccaatgaaaaaaaaatgagtgcctggtccatcaagcttctaatccaatcagggttgGCCATATGCAATGCTCatgctgaaactgaaagaagagcaAGTGCGATTTTGCTCCACCCTCCCAACGATCTGCACGcggtaaactttaacatacattctgttctgttaATACCAAACATTAGCAAAcgaggaaacatgtcaaattaatttgataaaaactgtacgtatttacagagtgggctgtctagggCGGACGTACACATGTGGAATCGACCTCATGCTGCACgccagttttctctttgttttctgacacttgtcctttagacacataatattattatttactttatattaagagataagacttttaaaacatgtagtaactgtgagcaccagcaattaaaaccattatcctgctaaaggtttgtagcctatgcagttatgttcaattatttaaatgattcataattcaatgccagaattttttttgaatgtctgtgaatgtttgttaactatctgtttgatagtgaaaatgaataaaatgtaggaataaacacttgagtattcattactaactgtcAAGttatggtttataatgtgttttcactttagaatattggcccagataacctttaactcccaaggaaggaaacagtaagaagatctcattaattaataatgcgttaccatgaccctcactttagaataatggtccagataacctttaactcccaaggaaggaaacagtaagaagatctcattaattaataatgcgttaccatgaccctcactttagaatattggcccagataacctttaactcccaaggaaggaaacagtaagaagatctcattaattaataatgcgttaccatgaccctcactttagaataatggtccagataacctttaactcccaaggaagaaAACAGTAagaagatctcattaattaagaatgcgttaccatgaccctcactttagaatattggcccagataacctttaactcccaaggaaggaaacagtaagaagatctcattaattaataatgcgttaccatgaccctcactttagaatattggcccagataacctttaactcccaaggaagaaAACAGTAagaagatctcattaattaataatgcgttaccatgaccctcactttagaattatggtccagataacctttaactcccaaggaaggaaacagtaagaagatctcattaattaataatgcgttaccatgaccctcactttagaatattggcccagataacctttaactcccaaggaaggaaacagtaagaagatctcattaattaataatgtgttaccatgaccctcactttagaataatggtccagataacctttaactcccaaggaaggaaacagtaagatcttattaattaataatgcgttaccatgaccctcactttagaataatggtccagataacctttaactcccaaggaaggaaacagtaagatctcattaattaataatgtgttaccatgaccctcactttagaataatggttcACATCATTAGTAAGTTcttcatacttatgtggtaacacttgactcattacttatgggttaccagaactatttaaaaagaccttcagcaatatcaaacatgcagaagttaataattttttaatgaacagaagagatatcccaaggaatacacaggttgggcacatacatccctatatatctgtaaggtaagctgactatgatcatggccgtaaccaccatagacattgttTGGCAGATTCAAAGTGATGCAAAAAAGATGTGTGATCTTGTCTCCTCACGACACTCATGTGTTCAATGATTCTACCACGTAACGCACGTTTTGTTTTGCCAAAAAAATAACAGAGAACAtgaacatattatatatatatatatatatatatatatatatatatatatatatatatatatatatacactgtattacATGTGGATTTACAAGTAATCAATtgcttaattttatgttttttttaagtgtgcgGATGTGTGAAGGATTTACATTTAATATAATGTGAGCAGGAAATACAATTATTGCATGGAAATTTCCCTGGGCATTGGTGAGGATTGCAGAGGAGGAGATGGAGGTCATATTGATCATTTGCGTTACATTATTCTGCTTACAGTATTTAATTGCCACACACATCAAAGTTGTTAACCATTATGTTAGTTACTTGTTTAATCGACCAGATGCATTTGTCcctcatgcattgttttccgaaagccaccatatggaaatggacccatggtgcttgggcccatcaacgctgcttgcagctatttatttatttatttattttacttttgtgttGAAGTCTCTGTAATTGAGCTCTATAAGTTTAAGAGGTCATCTGGATCAAGCTCAGCTGCTTTCAATCTTTAATCATGTGTTTATATAAAAGGGATGAGTTGTTGTTTGTAAGTTGAGCACTGAAAGCTATGGGCTGAAACATCTGCTCACTGGTCTGTTTTTATCTCACTGCACATTGCACTTATTCCactatgcaagtttaaaataaaacatgtatttttgATAGAACTTCTTGGTCTGTTCTTCATTCAGTGTGCAAACAGCATCTGTTGTGGATTTTGGATAATTAAGACCTTTCTTTGTGCAAAAGAATTACATCTGCtcttgcaatgaaaaaaaaaatgaaaaaaaaaagaaatatatatatatatatatatatatatatatatatatttattttttttttttttttaaactaacaatggttactacagtcatggttactacaatattattatagtaaaaccatggtacagtatcatagtagtaaaaccatgattaattgtttcaaaactatagtttctgccaaaaaaatataaataaatttaaaaaaaaacctattaCCATGGTTCATTTTCTTAATGGTTAAACAAAGAGGGTGACAACATTGAATTAAACTTGAAATTTATATTGAATACacactaataaactagaaaaccctgttttatataaatgaatcgaaatacaatacattggaaaatgTAGGTCTTTGGAAAATGTACCTTGAGCATTTCGATAAAtcattaggggttcaagcatgaagtgctgaaaccctattgtaattgtagggtttcaattttattattattctgcactAAAACTGGTCGTGGAGACAAAACCATGAGGCCTAGAGAaatgaaacttggtcagatggtagtactATTGCTCACTAATCAGGCGCATGGACTCACCGCCTGATCTGCCTATGGGGGGTGCTATACCAAAGGCAAACATGTTTTGTGCTGAACTGGCTTGAATCGAATGTTGCAGACTCGAGTGCCTTATATCATTTGAATCCTTGCCGCAAGACGAACAAAATGGCCATCTCAGATTTCATTTCCTCCATGTAaatatttttgccattttggatttttcgaaaaacatactttttttaaaaatagtccTGGGCTATTCACCTGATCGGAACCAAAGCAGTGCAAAAAGTTTCTCTGGAttcccaatatcaataattattaaaaaaaaagataacggTACGCCAAAACGTACGAAGCGGGTGCGGCCACTTTTACTgtaatggttataactcttgaacggaatcAGATATTATCACAAAAGTTGTGACACTTATGTAGAAGGACAATCTGaggacacaaaaataaattttcttacctcggccacttggtggcgctgtACCAATGACAAACGTAAAAACAGCTCTATCTACGGAATTGTTGGTCCGATCTACtttaaattttgcatgcagtgtctttgtccaaggtgccatcaaggtctatgaggacagtcatgcatcttgaaaaacatggccgccatcgaccatTCAACTTTCAGTAGCTATTAGACATGGTTAAAAAAGGCAGATCGGAATAGAGGTTTGTGCGGGACTGTTTTTTCCATCCTGCTCCCGCCCACTCCCACAAGTTTCTATCCCACACCCGAACGCTCCCGCTGAATTTAACTCCATGTTCACCTGCTCTCTGCCTGCAATGATTTTCTTCCCGACTGCTCCCATTCCCGCAACCCCGCATTAGTTTTCCACATATAGCAAAATCCATACAAATAGATAACAAATGTATACAAagaacatttcattttttctgttattgctattatcagatgacatgtgaaaatgatgccaatttgacTCACCTGaagttggtttcttaacactaaattgaccattttctagtaaaaaacaactattataatttttttgtttgtctgtttttcgcattcatttattaataaaataaaaaagagatccACATTGGATGTTTCAGGCTATTCTCTGACCACTGCTCCTGTCCACATCTCATGTAAGTTCCATTCGCTCCAGCCTGCAACTCGGAAATGTAATCCCGCTGCAAAAGAAATCTAATCGGGTCCCGCGGGAGTTCCGCAGGAATACAGACCTCTAGATCAGAACAAAACATGGTAGGCCCTATTTGTCCCTATGATAGATCTCCttattctgaacaactttgcctcaataACCAATAGTGTGAATCAAAACGTTAATTTAATAGTTtcgataatttaaaaaaactactttttcgactagtcctaggccgtttgcccaatcggaaccaaaccagtgcagaaagaatctttggagtcccaatatcaataatgatcaaaaaaagtttgaactttctattcattgTTGCAATGGTgggcgtggccacttttactttAATGGTTATAACTcggaatgagatattatcaccaaagtTTGGACGCTTATGTAGGaggtcaatctgaggacacatgaaaaaaaaatgcccatccatgcctcttggtggcgctataacagtcaggaatgtaaaaaataccatatCTCTGTGCAACATAACCTGATGTTTCTGAAAACATTTTGTCACTTTGTCATTGTTTTAGGTGCTAATGGACTGTcttattaatacttaatatctgttgcatatgtacttaaaggaccttaaacgctgcttgcagctatatttactaATAgcccagaaattacacactccacgTTTAAATAATCTTGTTACAGAGACTTAATGCTCCTATAGAGATTAcagactattcttttttttttttttttaaaggagttgATACTGAAGTTAGTACCAAGGAAAATCAACATCAGACATCTGATAATACTGCAGGCATCACCTGTTTtacgctcctcctcctcctcctcctcctcatcatcgtCTTCTTAGCAAACAAATATAAAAAGAAGAGACACAACTGCACCAACCCTTTTGGATCGCATATGGACTATGAAATGGGCGATACAAAGGCGGATAATGATGATAACAGTACATGATTGGAAAGAACAGTTTAATAGCATCTCAATGTGAAAGGAGTGAATTCTGTTCTCCTGAAAGACCATGATGCTTTCAGACTAATAAAACTCCATGTGAATAAACGTATGCTACTATCTGTTGACTTTGTGCGTTTTAAAAAGTACAAGCACTGTTTTCTGTTTTACTCTGGTTTCTGTAAAATAACCC includes the following:
- the LOC127427353 gene encoding uncharacterized protein LOC127427353; this translates as MIAIAVHAGLLFVLVWTFSAVCEDNDDNLSTITCEHITGTVGENVTLICRVSTQSNDLCIQFCMFSDAINGGTELCRKHYSCDQRNFTCTYTPKAKRTTKFKFFLQTNTEWKTSNFTVNITEFVKDSATNTTSASSQKGVDTEVSTKENQHQTSDNTAGITCFTLLLLLLLLIIVFLANKYKKKRHNCTNPFGSHMDYEMGDTKADNDDNST